In Malaclemys terrapin pileata isolate rMalTer1 chromosome 14, rMalTer1.hap1, whole genome shotgun sequence, the genomic stretch ggggaggggcaaggcaggtcgggggctggggaaagagggggtaggggtggggggcatggcaggtgggggagggggagggcaaggcagggctaggcaggttgggggctggggaaagagggggtaggggtgggggggcatggcaggtgggggagggggaggggcaaggcaggtcgggggctggggaaagagggggtaggactggggggcatggcgggagggggagggcaaggcaggtcgggggctggggaaagagggggtaggactggggggcatggcaggtgggggagggggagggcaaggcagggctaggcaggttgggggctggggaaagagggggtaggactggggggcatggcaggtgggggagggggagggcaaggcagggctaggcaggttgggggctggggaaagagggggtaggactggggggcatggcgggagggggagggggagggcaaggcagggctaggcaggttgggggctggggaaagagggggtaggactggggggcatggcaggtgggggagggggagggcaaggcagggctaggcaggttgggggctggggaaagagggggtaggactggggggcatggcaggtgggggagggggagggcaaggcagggctaggcaggttgggggctggggaaagagggggtaggactggggggcatggcaggtgggggagggggaggggctaggcaggtcgggggctggggaaagagggggtaggactggggggcatggcaggtgggggaggggctagggcaaggcagggctaggcaggttgggggctggggaaagagggggtaggggtgggggggcatggcaggtgggggagggggagggcaaggcaggttgggggctggggaaagagggggtaggggtggggggcatggcaggtgggggaggggggagggcaaggcaggttgggggctggggaaagagggggtaggggtgggggggcatggcaggtgggggagggggaggggctaggcaggttgggggctggggaaagagggggtaggactggggggcatggcaggtgggggagggggaggggctaggcaggtcgggggctggggaaagagggggtaggactggggggcatggcaggtgggggaggggctagggcaaggcagggctaggcaggttgggggctggggaaagagggggtaggggtgggggggcatggcaggtgggggagggggagggcaaggcaggttgggggctggggaaagagggggtaggactggggggcatggcgggagggggagggcaaggcaggtcgggggctggggaaagaggggataggactggggggcatggcgggagggggagggggaggggctaggcaggttgggggctggggaaagagggggtaggggtgggggggcatggcaggtgggggagggggaggggcaaggcaggtcgggggctggggaaagagggggtaggggtggggggcatggcaggtgggggagggggagggcaaggcagggctaggcaggttgggggctggggaaagagggggtaggggtgggggggcatggcaggtgggggagggggaggggcaaggcaggtcgggggctggggaaagagggggtaggactggggggcatggcgggagggggagggcaaggcaggtcgggggctggggaaagagggggtaggactggggggcatggcaggtgggggagggggagggcaaggcagggctaggcaggttgggggctggggaaagagggggtaggactggggggcatggcaggtgggggagggggagggcaaggcagggctaggcaggttgggggctggggaaagagggggtaggactggggggcatggcgggagggggagggggagggcaaggcagggctaggcaggttgggggctggggaaagagggggtaggactggggggcatggcaggtgggggagggggagggcaaggcagggctaggcaggttggggactggggaaagagggggtaggactggggggcatggcaggtgggggagggggagggcaaggcagggctaggcaggttgggggctggggaaagagggggtaggggtggggggcatggcaggtgggggagggggaggggctaggcaggttgggggctggggaaagagggggtaggactggggggcatggcaggtgggggagggggagggcaaggcaggtcgggggctggggaaagagggggtaggggtggggggcatggcaggtgggggagggggaggggctaggcaggtcgggggctggggaaagagggggtaggactggggggcatggcatgtgggggaggggctagggcaaggcagggctaggcaggttgggggctggggaaagagggggtaggggtgggggggcatggcaggtgggggagggggagggcaaggcaggttgggggctggggaaagagggggtaggggtggggggcatggcaggtgggggaggggctagggcaaggcagggctaggcaggttgggggctggggaaagagggggtaggggtggggggcatggcaggtgggggaggggggagggcaaggcaggttgggggctggggaaagagggggtaggggtgggggggcatggcaggtgggggagggggaggggctaggcaggttgggggctggggaaagagggggtaggactggggggcatggcaggtgggggagggggaggggctaggcaggtcgggggctggggaaagagggggtaggactggggggcatggcaggtgggggaggggctagggcaaggcagggctaggcaggttgggggctggggaaagagggggtaggggtgggggggcatggcaggtgggggagggggagggcaaggcaggttgggggctggggaaagagggggtaggggtgggggggcatggcaggtgggggagggggagggcaaggcaggttgggggctggggaaagagggggtaggactggggggcatggcaggtgggggagggggaggggctaggcaggtcgggggctggggaaagagggggtaggactggggggcatggcaggtgggggaggggctagggcaaggcagggctaggcaggttgggggctggggaaagagggggtaggggtgggggggcatggcaggtgggggagggggagggcaaggcaggttgggggctggggaaagagggggtaggactggggggcatggcaggtgggggagggggaggggctaggcaggtcgggggctggggaaagagggggtaggactggggggcatggcaggtgggggaggggctagggcaaggcagggctaggcaggttgggggctggggaaagagggggtaggggtgggggggcatggcaggtgggggagggggagggctaggcaggttgggggctggggaaagagggggtaggactggggggcatggcaggtgggggagggggaggggctaggcaggtcgggggctggggaaagagggggtaggactggggggcatggcaggtgggggagggggagggggagggcaaggcaggttgggggctggggaaagagggggtaggactggggggcatggcaggtgggggagggggaggggctaggcaggtcgggggctggggaaagagggggtaggactggggggcatggcaggtggtgggaggggctagggcaaggcagggctaggcaggttgggggctggggaaagagggggtaggggtgggggggcatggcaggagggggagggggagggctaggcaggttgggggctggggaaagagggggtaggactggggggcatggcaggtgggggagggggaggggctaggcaggttgggggctggggaaagagggggtaggactggggggcatggcaggtgggggagggggaggggctaggcaggttgggggctggggaaagagggggtaggggtggggggcatggcaggtgggggagggggagggcaaggcaggTTGGGAGCTGGATCGATGGGGCGGGACTGGGGCTGGTTGGGGACCGGCTGCGGAGTGAGGGCGGGGACGGATCCACGGGCCCGCGGGCAGGTCGCTATGGTGACAGCCACCGACCGGGCTGTACGGTGACGCGCTCGGTGACATCATCCGCGCGCGCCGCACGCAGAGCCAGGGTGACGCGCGGTTCGGCCGGGGTGAGGAAATTCCGGCGCGCGGTCGGTTTTGCGTCATCGCCGCGCGCCGCACTccgggaggggccgggccggggcccggAGGCGGCTGCGGGCGGCGCCGGGACCGATGGGGGTCGGGGCCGAGAAGCCGGGAGATGGCGGGTGAGTCAACGGCGTGagtggggctgcgggggggggcgggtccctcttctccctgcccccccccgcgcttcCCTACCCGGACCCGGCGaatgagctccccccccccccgcgggctgTCTGTGCGGggggcgcctcctcctcccccccccccccgcgggctgTCTGTGCGGggggcgcctcctcctcccccccccccgcgggctgTCTGTGCGGggggcgcctcctcctcccccccccccgcgggctgTCTGTGCGGggggcgcctcctcctccccccccccgcgggctgTCTGTGCGGGggggcgcctcctcctccccccccccgcgggctgTCTGTGCGGGggggcgcctcctcctcccccccccgcgggcTGTCTGTGCGGGggggcgcctcctcctccccccccccgcgggctgTCTGTGCGGGggggcgcctcctcctccccccccccgcgggctgTCTGTGCGGGggggcgcctcctcctccccccccccgcgggctgTCTGTGCGGGGgggctcctccttcccccccactgcaccgcgggctgtctgtgtgtggggggctcctcctcccccccccccttgcaccgTGGGCTGTCTGTGCGGGGGGCgccgcctcctccttcccccccccccactgcaccgcGGGCTGTCTGTGCAAGGGGCgccgcctcctccttccccccccccccccactgcaccgcAGGCTGTCTGTGTGGGGGCgcctcctcctttcccttcccccgccctgcGGGCTGTCTGTTCGGGGTAGggcctttttctttttccaaccCAGTTCTCAGGGTGGAGTTGTGGGTTCTTCCCTTTCTGGATTACTCATTGTGTTGTAGTCTTCTCTAGACTGCCTTGTCCTAGCCATTGTTCCCACTCTGCGTTCTGCTCCCCTTTCACTTCTGGTTTGTGTCCTGTCAGGAGGAGGCTCCCTGGCCACTCTGCCTTAGCTCTCCATTTGCTGTGCGGGACCTGCTGACTTCTCACTTCTCTCTTTGTTCCTCCACAGATGAGGCTGTGGCAGCCAGTGGTGCTGGGGAGTTCAAAGCCAGCgcacagcagcccctgctgatgCCCACATGAGGAAGCAGTGCCATTTCGTTCTCCTGGGACACCACAAAGCAATATGAAACCTGCTCATGAGAGAAGCCAGGAATGCCTTCCCCCAAAGAAACGAGACCTTCCAGTCACCAGTGAGGATGTGGGGAGGGTAGCCAGCTGCTCTACCAATCACACGCCGGTGAGCGATGCCCCAGAGTGGTGCAGGAGCGTCGTGGTGACTGGGCAGAGCCAAGCACCGTTACGATATGGCCTTGGCAGTGATGGTGCTGAAGCAGTAGCTGGCCTGACTGTGGATCAATATGGCATGCTATACAAAGTGGCTGTGCCTCCAGCCACCTTCTCTCCCACTGGTCTCCACCCAGTTGTGAACATGAGTCCTCTGCCCCCTAGCTTTAATGTAACCTCTTCCCTGATCCAGCATCCAGGGATTCCATATTCCCCCATCCACTATGCTCAGATTCCCTCTACGTCTCTTCAGTTTATAGGGTCACATTACACAGTGCCCTATGCTGTGCCCCCCAGCTTCCTCCCTAGTCCTCTTCTATCACCTTCTACCAACCTCACCACCTCTCATGTTCCCCGTTTTGTGCCATATGCCTCTCTTTTTACAGAAGAAGCCACTCCTTCCCCCCAGACTACCTCTCCTGCCCATGCTTTCAGCAAAGCTGCCGCTGTCATCTCCCCTTCAGGCCAAATGCAGCACCATGCTGGAGTCCAGCCACTGGACATCACACAGAGTAGAGTTCCTGTCTATTACCAGATGTCTCGGCTCCCACCAGGGTATTCAGCATATGAGAGCGCCACTGTAGGGGGAAGCCCAGATCCTCCTCTGCAAGAAAGTCAACTGAGTTCAGAGGTAGCCTCTGCCAATGGTGGTCAGAGACATCTGGAGCATAGTGTGGTGAGGAGGACCAGTGAGGCTTTGGCCTCTGCCAGCAATAAAGCTGAAGGCCCGCAGCCTGGGGCTGCAGTGCAGTGTGTGGTGGATGGACAGCTCTTTTCAGGTTATCAGACTCTGAGAACAGAGGACTCTGTGCCAGCTCACAGAAGCACGCCAGACACTGACTTGGAGGTGCAGAGAGTGGTTGGGGTGTTGGCTTCTCAGGATTACTCTATTCTGACAGCCCAGAGAAAGGATGGCCTGAGCCCTTTAAACCTTTGCCATAATATCCCTGATCAGCAGGGGGAGTCAAGGGGCTTGCTGAGGAACCCAGTGGAAACAGCTGAGAAAAGCCAGGCCAGGAGTCCATATGTGATGTCCCCTGAGGAGCCAGTTAGACACAGACAGTTACCCAAAGGAATGGTGGTAGCCAATGGCAAGCCAGTCTTGGTGCGTATTGGGTCTGAGCCCATCAGGTCTTCTGCTTCAGAAATCCTGATGAGAGAGAGTCCAGATGCACAGATCTGCGGAAGCTCGCGTGACAAGGACACAGCCCAGTtgcagccccccagctcctcacatCTGCCCTCCCATTTCATGAAAGGAGCCATCATACAGCTGGCCACAGGGGAGCTGAAGAGGGTGGAAGACCTGCAGACCCAGGACTTTGTGCGGAGTGCTGAGGTTAGCGGGGGCCTGAAGATTGACTCCAGCACAGTGGTGGATATCCAGGAGAGCCAGTGGCCTGGGTTTGTCACATTGCATTTTGTGGTTGGGGAGCAACAGAGTAAAGTGAGCATTGACGTACCCCCCGAGCATCCCTTCTTCGTGTATGGCCAGGGCTGGTCCTCCTGTAGCCCGGGGCGGACCGCTCAGCTCTTTGCTCTGCCCTGTCACAGGCTGCAGGTGGGCGATGTCTGCATATCAATCAGTTTACAGAGCTTGAATGGCAACTCTGCTTCTCCGGCTAACTGCCCTCTTGCAGGCCAGCTGGTGCCCACCAGAGAGAGGCCCGAGAGAACAGGTCAGGGGCCCAGAGAGCCATCTGACCGAGCTAGTGAGAGGAAGAATCAGACAGAAAGGGACAGTGCAGCCCAGATTTCCTGTACAGAGTCCTCCCAGCCTGACCCTGGTGCTCAGCACTGCTGGACAGCCCCAGGCTTCCAAAGATACAgcatgcagggggaggggtctcGTCCGTCCCTGCTTCGTCCCTCTTTCATTCCACAGGAGGTCAAGCTGTCCATCGAAGGGCGTTCTAATGCAGGGAAGTGAGCTCTTTGAGGCCACGACCTGGGATGTTGCCCATGAGCGAGCCTCACTTCTTTCAGGTGGAGAATTTGCACAGACTGAGTGGTGGGTTCACCAGCCCGGCTGCTCGTTGCCGTGCAGAGCTGGATTTGTTCCAGTTCAATTGTTGATCGTTGAGGAATCTAGAGGGCTCCAGtcctcagggagcagcagcaatgGGCTAACTAAGGATGGAGGACAGGTGATGTGGTCGTGATCGTGTGACTAGAAGCATTCCAGAGGTTGGGACTTTCACACATCTGTCTTAGTGCCTGAGTTTCCTGCAGGGCAGGGTCTGAGCAttcaggatgggtgggggagtcAAGAAGAGCAGACCCAAAAAGCCACAGCTTAAGGTAGCAGATAAAATGTCTGAAGTTCTTATTCCTCTTTTCGTGGTGGGAAGGGGTGAGTCCTCACTGGGATTCAGGGGACACTGCTCTCAGCACCCCCTTTCTTCACACATGCACTTTAAAAGGAAACTTCTTCACAAATGGAGCTGTTTGTGAGGTGTGGGGGAGATGCAGGTGCTGCTCTGGTGGCTTCTGCTTGATGTGTCTCCTCCACTGAATCCTATTGGGCTTTCTTCTAGCAAAGCATCTGTAGAAAGAGACTGCAGTGAATATTAGAAATTGGAGAGGAAGGTCCTAGAGGATGGGTAGGGAGTGATTGAACAGGGAACTGGGGAAGGGCCTATGGCAGCTGGAATAGGGCATGAGTTGTAAGTTGGTTCCCCACTATACAGATACCTACGTAATTATTTGTCACCAAAGCTAAGTCTAATTATAGCATTTCCTAGTGGTAATTGCTGTAATAAAGGTGATATGAAGACTGCATTTTAAAGCTTTCTTCACATGGTCATAACTTCCTAAAAAAATCTCCTTTTGGGCTTAAACTTTCCATTCTTGGATTCAGATTGTAGCTGAATTTTTGGGAGGAAAACTGAGCCAAAATGCTTTTAAGTTTCTCTTTAGATGAGGATGAAAATGTATTCTTCCACTGTGAAAAGACTGACACTTGTGTGCATCAATAAATCAAAATTGGCTGAACTACTCCAGACAAAAGCTTTCCAGGTGGCTAATCGCTCCTTCCAGGGTAATTTGTTTAAATATAACAACTATAAACGAGAAAAATGTGTGTGCAGGCATTATACAAAATTTCCACTAAGTTTAGAGTCTCTCTACTAATCACAGGACTATGGAATAACATGCACAATATCTTTGGACAATTTCGTAGGTGTCCTTTGACACTGGATGCTCTGGTGCTTCTCTGTGGAGTTCCACTGCAGAACTACACAGTGAAATTGAGAGATGAGTCTTTTTCTTAAACATGATGTGTAGGACAGTTTATTATGGTAATAACACTCCGTCCAAGTGAAAGTACTTCTATTCACACTAACTTGCTCACTCTGGACATTCTTATTACCAAGTCACCTCTGACTGCACAAGAAGAAATCCAGAATAGGCCAACCAGGTGGTGAGAATGAGAGAACCTTCACTTTGGCATATCCTGACTTTTGAGTATTCCCCATTGTATTACAGTCAACAGTTTTTGTATTCGGAACATGCCTGCGTAGAGGAGTTAGTATCTGTGAGGAGTGCATGCACCTCAAGCTTCGAGCTGGGTTCCTGATAGTGTCTCACTCCAGTTCTATTTCGCATCTTCTTGCTTTCTCTTCCTCTTGTTTTTTCCTCAATTTCCATCTTCCCAAACACTGCTCCCTGGAGTGCTTGGCTGTTGGGCGCTATTTTTATTCTGTCTCCCTGAGTCGCTTGGGTATCAATGCCTCCAGCTGGTGAACAGTCTCTGCACCTTTTATCTTCCTCCACAACCTTTATTGTTCTGCTGAGCTTGCAGTAGTTGTGGCTCCTAACAGATCAGTGTTTGTCCACATTCCCCTTGATGTGCCTCCTAACCGAGTTGGCACTGGTGTATGTGCACTATGTGGGAACACTGTGTCTTAGGCTTAGAGAGTCCCCAGAATGTTCCCCGGCACATCTACCTGTCTCTCTAGTGCTGGGATCCCCCGAACGCTCTTGGCAGGTTATTCTATCGCCACCGTTGAAATGTCTGCActtgtctctccccctcccccccccccccccaaggcaaaCAAGTGCTTTCCCTGTCTTGCTCGTGGGTTGATCTGATGTCAGGAAGGTGCCTGGACCTGTGGCAATGTAGCCTCACCAGGCCTCTTCCAGAGCAGAGATTCTAGCTGTCTTCACTTTTCTTTGGGCTCTGGATGCATAATCTGCAGCTCCTTCTGGCCAATAAGCAATTTCTAGTTAGTCCCATTAGTAAATTTGAAAGACTAAAACCAAAATGACACTTTCTTCCTGGGAAACTTTGGCCTCCCTTGGTTGCAGCAGCAGAGAGGACagatgtttgcacagcaccttttGGCTGTAAAACAGATTGGCCAAACTCTAGGTGCTTGGCCTCTCATCACACTTCTTCCCTGCTGTTTCACCTACTTGCTGCTTGCTTGACTCTCCTGAATGAAGATCTTGGTTGTTACAGTGACTTGTCCTGAGTAGCCTGCATGCTGGATGTAGGCACAGGGCAAAGGAGCCAAGGGGTAGTTTTCTGTAGTGGGTTGATAGGTGAGGAGAAGGTTATGGCAGGTACACATGCATCTTGGATTAGAAATGTAAGGGGGCTGGTTGTGTGCATGGAGGGAGATTACTTGAGCAGTTGAATGGTGCAGACCCCTGCCATGTGCCTCACTAAATACAGGAGCCTCTTTGTCCCTCTTAGAAAGGGGTTTTGAAGAGTCTGCTTCATAGTGGGGGATGTTACTGTGTCAGAGCACAGTGAAGGGGCAGTCAGCCAGCTAAAAGGGTAGGCGCAGATGCTTTCCAAGCCAACTACAGCTAGGCTAAAATGTAACTTCTGTGCTCCCCACAGTTTGCTCTGTCACCTTTCTCCACCTGACTACCAGTCTGTCCTACTGCCTGCTTGCATATCTATGGTAAGCAGTGCTGATGTAAGCTCAGTGGAGGAAGCCAGCAGGAGTGTGACCTTTCTCAGTgcttttcctcttctctccctctgaCCAATCCCACAGTTCAGCAAGTAAGTTCCAGCTGTCACTCTTCTATTCTGGGCCCTTACAGCAGCACCGAGACCACATCCAAAGGGTAGTACCGAATGAAGGATGTAGGATACTGGACCCTTGCCCCAGAGGCAGGTAACAGAAATGGAGCACAGAAGCTGCCAGGTCCCCCGACAGTCATCAGAATCTCCCCTAGCTGGTTATGGGATGCTGTAGTGGTAGTCTGTGTGTCGGCTGGTCTCAGGAAAGTCTGGAGGTagtaagcagggctttggagtggagcgtggagcagtggagctgcaggtttttgcctggagctggagtggagccggagcacagctccaaagccctggtagtAAGTATGGGGGAAGCTGAGAGGAGTGACTGTGTGGGAGCCCAAGAAAGAGCCTGCTGGGGTTCTCTGGTTTGCAGGAAGGGATGATCTGAAAGAGGGTCCAGAATGAGCTGGCCGTGGGGGCTTCTGTGTTGGCAAGGGTGGGGATAGACTTACCAGAGCAATAAGGTGTTTCTGCTGTTACACTACAGAGGGAAGGAGAGCTGCTGGCCTCAGCCTCACCCAGTGTAGGTGATCTGGCCAGGGCGCTGGGGTCTTCAGGCACATCTTCCCTGCCAGGCTCATGGTGGGGCTTTGGGAAGATTCCATAATATGCAATAATGAGGATCTGCAGCCATCTGTTCCATCTCCTGAAACATTCCAGGGGACAGCCGCCCAGCAGAGGCCAGGCTGGCAGCTAGGGTGTATGCCGTTTCCCCAGGAACAGGGGACTAGGCTGAGTGACAGAGCTCCCATTACTCCCAGACTATGCAGAGGAAGCCCTGGCTAGAAAGGAGGAGTGCTGCAGAGGGAGCTCTGCCAGCCCTTCCTAGCAGGGGCACTAGTAAAATGCACTTTTCACATTAAGTGTTTGTTCCATTTCATACCCTTCTTTCCCCCGTAGAGAAGTAAAAATCCCTATAACTTAGCAAATGTTCTGTTTGTTAACCACAGCAGCTCAAGCAGCCTGAACACCAGTTCCTGCCTGCAGCAGCGCATGTGCCTTTCCCTAGTGTCAAACTCAGAACCACTCTGTCTTTTGGGCTGTTCTAGGGCCTGAAATTGTGCAGAGGAAGCTGCTAAAATGGCTCTGAATGCGCATTCTGTACAGGGAGTCTGAACCAGGGTGTGCTGTTGGTGCCGTGAATGTGCTGATGGTGGAGACCCCTCCGCTGCATTTATATCTGTGTGCATTGGGGGGCGAGGACTGCACAGCTAGCCCCTAGCATCCTTCCCAGGCATGCTAGACCCCTCCAGACAGACACGGTACATCCCAGGTTCTCTCCACTTGCATAGCACCTTAGAGTCAGGGGAAGGACTGTTGCATGCAAATGGCTTCGGGGTCTCAAGAAGTAGGGAAGTGCCACGCTGGGAAAACGGGCTGGGCTGACCCACAGCTAGGTGGTCTTGTAGATAAGTACTCAATCCTCAACTATAATCCCCAGTTATGTAATGGCTGTATTGACATGTAACCAACTGCATTGTATCTAAAGCCTTAGAACTAGTCAGGTGCTCCCCTCCAACCTTGTCCCAGCCCCTCTCTTCCTACCTGATCTCTAACAAAGCATTAATAATTCTAAGGATAATCTCTATTTTGTTGTGCTTTTTTTGTAactgttttaaataaatcaatttgtACTGTATATTTGTACTTTTGGTGAGATCCTTTCCTGTTTTACCATTTTAAGTCTGTACTTGGCTACACACAGATTGTATTTTTATTGTTAATGCTCTTCTTATGAATATTGCATTTAACTTGTTGACTATGTAAACAcagtatatatctatatatctatatctatatataaaccAATAGTTTTTCCTTCTGTGTTTGCGACTCCTTGCTTCTCTATGGCACCCATGCTCCTTTGGGCATTTGGATGCAAGCCCCCTCTTCTTGTACAAAGTGATCTGGAGGCTGACACAAGGGTAAGTAAGTGGCAAGAGCCTGCTAGTAAACATGGCTTATGATCAGTGTCTATGTTCAAACCCTTCTGCATATCCAGTTCCTACAGCCATTCCTCTGGGCTAGCCCTGATCAGTAGCGAAGCCTAATCCCCTAATGCACTGTGGAGCAGCAGGAATAACGTTTGAAGGGCAAACATCACAGTGCATGGGGCTGTTAAAGGAGTAAAAAGGGATAGCGGTAAGAACAGAGGACCAAGATCAGCGCCAACAGCAAAGGAAGAACTAAACAAGACAACACAGGACAAAGTGTATCTGACAAGGCCCAGAGAGGCAGTGCTTGCTCCTGGAAGTCAGCCCTCACAG encodes the following:
- the ATXN1L gene encoding ataxin-1-like yields the protein MKPAHERSQECLPPKKRDLPVTSEDVGRVASCSTNHTPVSDAPEWCRSVVVTGQSQAPLRYGLGSDGAEAVAGLTVDQYGMLYKVAVPPATFSPTGLHPVVNMSPLPPSFNVTSSLIQHPGIPYSPIHYAQIPSTSLQFIGSHYTVPYAVPPSFLPSPLLSPSTNLTTSHVPRFVPYASLFTEEATPSPQTTSPAHAFSKAAAVISPSGQMQHHAGVQPLDITQSRVPVYYQMSRLPPGYSAYESATVGGSPDPPLQESQLSSEVASANGGQRHLEHSVVRRTSEALASASNKAEGPQPGAAVQCVVDGQLFSGYQTLRTEDSVPAHRSTPDTDLEVQRVVGVLASQDYSILTAQRKDGLSPLNLCHNIPDQQGESRGLLRNPVETAEKSQARSPYVMSPEEPVRHRQLPKGMVVANGKPVLVRIGSEPIRSSASEILMRESPDAQICGSSRDKDTAQLQPPSSSHLPSHFMKGAIIQLATGELKRVEDLQTQDFVRSAEVSGGLKIDSSTVVDIQESQWPGFVTLHFVVGEQQSKVSIDVPPEHPFFVYGQGWSSCSPGRTAQLFALPCHRLQVGDVCISISLQSLNGNSASPANCPLAGQLVPTRERPERTGQGPREPSDRASERKNQTERDSAAQISCTESSQPDPGAQHCWTAPGFQRYSMQGEGSRPSLLRPSFIPQEVKLSIEGRSNAGK